A single window of Bombyx mori chromosome 9, ASM3026992v2 DNA harbors:
- the LOC101742903 gene encoding synaptic vesicle glycoprotein 2B isoform X1 codes for MGLDFLEHGADFEAAISATGFGRFHFCLLAVTGLIYANTAIGITIVSFVLPSATCDFRMTSADKGWLTAAPMLGMVIGSYFWGCLADTKGRKVVLVSTLLLDGVVGIISSFVQILPIFMACRFVNGFAVAGAMGICFPYLGEFQQTKYREKILCWMEMFWTLGVILLPLIAWGIIPIQGIRVESGAFSYDSWNWFVAACGVPSLLLGFWLFSFPESPKFMMECGDYDDALKCLKSVYRQNTGDDPDNYPIKSLKEKVRTVSVASQSSQKSVRSLSMRKRKDLKRLFTEIWTQTKALCRPPYLKYTILTCLIQFGLTTSYYTLMIWFPELFNRYEEFEHRFPNTSASVCDVSSIVVVDEASSDPFDCEKVIDQSVYMHTLIVGLACIPTSLWLPLCVHKLGAKFFLIFSLSFAGVVTVGLYYVQNSIQNLVLSCIFEALTSLAISLVFCVLVDLFPTNLRCATQYLMNVRGPAARGRAWYVGLEELQMLGADRRPKDILGPYRTNDSPALLHPTSDLRPGSEPGQSRAVPADSCTYLPTLRPYAISKWCQCVKN; via the exons TCGTTCGTGCTACCGTCGGCGACATGTGATTTCCGCATGACTTCTGCGGACAAGGGCTGGCTTACAGCCGCGCCTATGTTGG GTATGGTCATTGGTTCATATTTCTGGGGTTGCTTGGCTGATACAAAGGGCCGTAAGGTTGTATTAGTATCAACCCTACTACTTGACGGCGTGGTCGGTATCATCTCATCGTTCGTCCAGATCTTGCCCATATTCATGGCTTGCAGATTCGTCAATGGTTTTGC CGTTGCCGGTGCTATGGGTATTTGCTTCCCGTACCTGGGAGAGTTCCAACAGACCAAATACAGAGAGAAAATCCTGTGCTGGATGGAAATGTTCTGGACTCTCGGTGTCATCTTGCTTCCCt TGATCGCCTGGGGCATCATTCCAATCCAAGGCATCCGCGTTGAGAGCGGTGCATTCTCCTACGACTCGTGGAACTGGTTcgttgctgcttgtggtgttccTTCCCTTCTCCTCGGTTTCTGGCTCTTCTCGTTCCCCGAGAGTCCCAAATTCATGATGGAGTGCGGAGACTACGACGATGCCCTGAAATGCCTGAAGAGCGTCTACAGACAAAACACCGGTGACGATCCGGATAATTATCCG ATCAAGAGTCTAAAAGAGAAAGTGCGAACTGTGTCCGTTGCATCGCAAAGCTCCCAGAAATCCGTCAGAAGCCTTAGCATGCGCAAGCGGAAGGATCTGAAGCGTTTATTCACTGAGATTTGGACCCAGACCAAGGCTCTCTGCAGACCACCATACCTCAAATACACTATCTTGACTTGCCTGATTCAATTCGGCCTGACCACAAG TTACTACACCTTGATGATCTGGTTCCCCGAGCTGTTCAACCGTTACGAAGAGTTCGAACATCGTTTCCCCAACACATCAGCTTCGGTTTGCGACGTGTCCAGCATTGTCGTCGTTGACGAAGCATCGTCTGATCCCTTCGACTGCGAGAAGGTCATCGACCAGAGCGTCTACATGCACACCCTGATTGTCGGTCTCGCCTGCATTCCCACCTCGCTCTGGCTACCCCTCTGCGTTCATAAGCTTGGTGCCAAATTTTTCTTGA ttttcagtTTGAGTTTCGCCGGAGTGGTGACAGTCGGTTTGTACTACGTACAGAACTCCATCCAGAATTTGGTACTGTCCTGTATCTTTGAAGCCCTCACCTCGCTCGCCATCAGTCTCGTGTTCTGCGTGCTCGTCGACCTGTTCCCTACAAATCTCAGGTGTGCTACacaatatttaatgaatgtACGAGGTCCCGCGGCTAGGGGGCGCGcgtggtatgtgggacttgaagAGCTGCAGATGCTGGGCGCAGACCGCaggcccaaggatattttaggGCCATACCGcacaaacgactcccctgcactcttacaccccacatccgatctccgtccggggtcagaacccggtcagagtagggcgGTTCCCGCGGATTCATGCACCTACTTACCTACCTTAAGACCTTATGCTATTTCAAAATGGTGTCAGTGCGTAAAAAATTGA
- the LOC101742903 gene encoding synaptic vesicle glycoprotein 2B isoform X3, translating into MGLDFLEHGADFEAAISATGFGRFHFCLLAVTGLIYANTAIGITIVSFVLPSATCDFRMTSADKGWLTAAPMLGMVIGSYFWGCLADTKGRKVVLVSTLLLDGVVGIISSFVQILPIFMACRFVNGFAVAGAMGICFPYLGEFQQTKYREKILCWMEMFWTLGVILLPLIAWGIIPIQGIRVESGAFSYDSWNWFVAACGVPSLLLGFWLFSFPESPKFMMECGDYDDALKCLKSVYRQNTGDDPDNYPIKSLKEKVRTVSVASQSSQKSVRSLSMRKRKDLKRLFTEIWTQTKALCRPPYLKYTILTCLIQFGLTTSYYTLMIWFPELFNRYEEFEHRFPNTSASVCDVSSIVVVDEASSDPFDCEKVIDQSVYMHTLIVGLACIPTSLWLPLCVHKLGAKFFLIFSLSFAGVVTVGLYYVQNSIQNLVLSCIFEALTSLAISLVFCVLVDLFPTNLRVMAAALSLTAGRGGGLIGNLSFGYLIDLACVVPIVVFSAFLFIAAILCFFLPKTGQEALD; encoded by the exons TCGTTCGTGCTACCGTCGGCGACATGTGATTTCCGCATGACTTCTGCGGACAAGGGCTGGCTTACAGCCGCGCCTATGTTGG GTATGGTCATTGGTTCATATTTCTGGGGTTGCTTGGCTGATACAAAGGGCCGTAAGGTTGTATTAGTATCAACCCTACTACTTGACGGCGTGGTCGGTATCATCTCATCGTTCGTCCAGATCTTGCCCATATTCATGGCTTGCAGATTCGTCAATGGTTTTGC CGTTGCCGGTGCTATGGGTATTTGCTTCCCGTACCTGGGAGAGTTCCAACAGACCAAATACAGAGAGAAAATCCTGTGCTGGATGGAAATGTTCTGGACTCTCGGTGTCATCTTGCTTCCCt TGATCGCCTGGGGCATCATTCCAATCCAAGGCATCCGCGTTGAGAGCGGTGCATTCTCCTACGACTCGTGGAACTGGTTcgttgctgcttgtggtgttccTTCCCTTCTCCTCGGTTTCTGGCTCTTCTCGTTCCCCGAGAGTCCCAAATTCATGATGGAGTGCGGAGACTACGACGATGCCCTGAAATGCCTGAAGAGCGTCTACAGACAAAACACCGGTGACGATCCGGATAATTATCCG ATCAAGAGTCTAAAAGAGAAAGTGCGAACTGTGTCCGTTGCATCGCAAAGCTCCCAGAAATCCGTCAGAAGCCTTAGCATGCGCAAGCGGAAGGATCTGAAGCGTTTATTCACTGAGATTTGGACCCAGACCAAGGCTCTCTGCAGACCACCATACCTCAAATACACTATCTTGACTTGCCTGATTCAATTCGGCCTGACCACAAG TTACTACACCTTGATGATCTGGTTCCCCGAGCTGTTCAACCGTTACGAAGAGTTCGAACATCGTTTCCCCAACACATCAGCTTCGGTTTGCGACGTGTCCAGCATTGTCGTCGTTGACGAAGCATCGTCTGATCCCTTCGACTGCGAGAAGGTCATCGACCAGAGCGTCTACATGCACACCCTGATTGTCGGTCTCGCCTGCATTCCCACCTCGCTCTGGCTACCCCTCTGCGTTCATAAGCTTGGTGCCAAATTTTTCTTGA ttttcagtTTGAGTTTCGCCGGAGTGGTGACAGTCGGTTTGTACTACGTACAGAACTCCATCCAGAATTTGGTACTGTCCTGTATCTTTGAAGCCCTCACCTCGCTCGCCATCAGTCTCGTGTTCTGCGTGCTCGTCGACCTGTTCCCTACAAATCTCAG GGTAATGGCTGCCGCGTTATCGCTGACTGCTGGTCGAGGTGGAGGTCTGATAGGAAACCTTTCGTTCGGTTACCTTATCGACTTGGCTTGTGTCGTACCAATTGTTGTTTTCTCAGCATTTTTATTCA TTGCTGCTATACTCTGCTTCTTCTTGCCAAAGACGGGACAGGAAGCCTTGGACTAA